Part of the Prevotella communis genome is shown below.
AATTATTGGCTCCCTATATAGATCGTCACTTCGAACTATATCCAGAGCTCTTTGGTACAGACGCTCCATCAGCACCGGGCGGTTTTCCTGGTTTTGGCGGCTTCCCACCTATGGGGCAGATGCCTGCTTTCGGTGGAGGAAATATGATAAGTTGGTTTGCAGCCTATCGCGTGCAGTCTTATGATGAAGAGATTCGAATCCTTAAACAGTGGTTGGCCGACCGTTTGTCTTTTCTTGATCGTAATATCGCTCGTTTCGATAAAGACTGGCAGCCCCGCATCCAGCAACCTAGGGAAATCAAAGCAGCTCCGTTTGGCGGCTTTGGCGGTTTCGGTGGCAAATAAAAGAGGGCACCCGAATCTCTCCGGATGCCCTTGGCTTCTTGCGGTCTGCAATTTTTCACGCCATACAACTAGTCACTCCCAGTGCCGTTGCGATGGCCGACAGCACACTGATGGCTGTCTGAATCACGAATTTCCATACTGCTTTGTTCTTCATGGCTTAGAATTTTAATGTTTTAGAATTTTAATGTTTCATGTTTAATGTTTAATCCTTAGGGATTCACCGGTCCGCCGCCGTTGTTCCCTGACTCCGTGTTTCCGCTCTCAGGGTTGTCCTCGCCGCCCACCAGCGTGTTGACGTCGCGGAACTGTGCCTGCGAGGTGAGTATCTGGGTGGCATACTCGCTCTCCTTCGACTTGTCGCCGAGGAACTTCAGGCGCACGGCCTTGATGTTGGAGGCGGTGAACTCCTTAGGGTCGGCCTCGCCCTTGGTGGCAATAGAGAGGTAGAAGGTGCCCAGCCCGTTGAGCTTGATCTTGTGACCCTCGAGCAGCAGCTCGTTGAAGCAGTTGACGAACTTCTCTATCACGCCCTTCACCACGTCGGAAGTGAAGATAGAGCCGTGCTTCTGGATGTGTCGGCAGAGGTCGTTGGTGTCGAGCGTGTCGACGGATACCAGTCGGGCGTAGGTCTTCTGATAGCCAGCGTTCTTCTTGTTCTGATTGATGTACTTACGAATGTTCAGTCGTGTCATTGTTGTGTGTGTTTTAAATGGTTAATACTCTTGTTTGTGTCTCTCATGATTGACGATGCGCATCTTTTCAAATGCATTGCAAAGGTACAACAAATATCTGACGGTGGCAAAAAAGGGTAGGGGTGGAGTGTGAAAATCTGTTAACAGAAAGCAACTGCCTTATTTGCTCCCACTAACTGTTTTATTTGCCCTGAGCAAGTGGCGCGATTGCCCCAGACGCGATACTCTGTGACGTGTGATTTTGTGACATTAAGCCCCTCCCGTATTTTCACCCCCAACCGCCTCTACCTATACTATAAATTATATAATATTATAATATTATATAATTCTAATAACCACCTCCTGACTTTGTGAACCACCTTAATGTCACAAAGTCAAAAGTCACAAAGTCTACTTTTACATAAATAAGTAAGCCAAAAATGGTACACAATTCGAAAATATTTTGTATCTTTGCCACTTACAAAAAGTTAAGGTAAAAAGATATGGAAACACAGATATTGAATCTAAAAGAGCCGTACGAATACATTCACTGCAACGGCGAGGTTGGTAAACATATTGCCACGCTGATAGTATATGAGACCGTAAAGGGCGAGGATGGCTCCTACAAGCTGGAGTCGCACAGTCACCCGATTGTGAAATATTGGAATGCGCCTGGAGGTGTGGTATGGAATAATGCGGAGCTGACCGATTGCGACGTGCTATGTAGTGACGATGATAAAGAGGTAGATATTTTCTTCTTCTTCCGCATGGTTCGTCGTAATTGGGGGATCGAGAACGAAACGGACTATTTAGGGAAAGCTAGGTCGCTATATGAGACTCTACTCGACAATGAGATTAAATTCATGGATTTAAGTGCTATCCCCAAGTTTCGCGGCACATTGCTTATCAGGGAATATAATCATGAGATATTACTCGTCTTTGAGGAGAAAGAAGGAAAAATTCTCTGTCGTGACGACGGTAATAGTCAGTATCCAATCTATTGTGAGGCTGAGACACGCGAGGAGTTGGAAGA
Proteins encoded:
- a CDS encoding HU family DNA-binding protein, with product MTRLNIRKYINQNKKNAGYQKTYARLVSVDTLDTNDLCRHIQKHGSIFTSDVVKGVIEKFVNCFNELLLEGHKIKLNGLGTFYLSIATKGEADPKEFTASNIKAVRLKFLGDKSKESEYATQILTSQAQFRDVNTLVGGEDNPESGNTESGNNGGGPVNP
- a CDS encoding smalltalk protein, encoding MKNKAVWKFVIQTAISVLSAIATALGVTSCMA